One Candidatus Korarchaeum sp. genomic region harbors:
- a CDS encoding C25 family cysteine peptidase: MLRDIIKPFFLITIILIAIFPILDTTFISHGYSNTVVLVAESPASLVEYIHQVREGIYRFILTNNPERIANLLSNNGLLFKILNKSRGDEIIRGMNPHELAYTLLYASRLGRGIRVEELPLLSEHVREFEIQLLRGKSNVSVVFFSSDGSDYAFLAAYTAILKEASLIDMDAGFDPSYLRGVEDVIVVTTPLWRGNSDRYSKLINYFTKLDEDPYLDVSFGLLTGNYLETPFMMLLSDVILERAGLQAFLGISLIEDLPITRKVERISSILGLHPKVYYPDLSYSNLTEEVVKSLLNVRRSLIYLSLHGNPYTMALRYDGYPVMTAHTVKQLDVFGSIIITLSCNTLKFSDISGPESSVAYSFLDSGALAYVGSTKAEFSLKSEFGTSHPDLLILLLMSGNSLGEAVKIVNNLKIGSSAGQTIESASEVLLGDPTLRIQGMRLPFKTSGGSGRYVIEVEETTPTLFLMLREVGNPSIVSEVPEPHFEWYRDDEGTFIYITTLSTSYAGYFKAGDRIEVKMGKSEGSASILPYFLILSVMVISLIPMLRHR, encoded by the coding sequence GTGTTGAGGGATATAATAAAACCTTTCTTCCTCATTACGATAATTTTAATTGCAATCTTCCCGATCTTAGACACTACTTTTATTTCCCATGGGTATAGTAACACGGTAGTTCTGGTAGCTGAGAGTCCGGCTAGCTTAGTAGAGTACATTCACCAGGTCAGGGAGGGCATATATAGGTTCATTTTAACAAATAATCCCGAGAGAATCGCTAACTTATTATCAAATAATGGATTATTGTTTAAAATTTTAAACAAAAGTAGGGGTGACGAGATAATAAGGGGGATGAATCCTCATGAGCTAGCTTACACGCTCCTTTACGCATCCAGACTCGGAAGGGGGATCCGGGTGGAGGAGTTACCGCTCCTATCTGAGCATGTGAGGGAGTTCGAGATCCAACTCTTGAGAGGTAAGAGTAATGTGTCAGTCGTGTTCTTCAGCTCAGATGGCAGTGATTACGCCTTCTTGGCGGCCTACACAGCGATCCTCAAGGAAGCGTCTCTCATAGATATGGACGCGGGCTTTGACCCCTCCTACCTGAGGGGGGTGGAGGATGTGATCGTGGTGACCACCCCCCTTTGGAGAGGCAACTCCGATAGGTACTCAAAACTGATAAATTATTTTACTAAGTTAGACGAGGATCCCTATTTAGATGTATCATTTGGCCTTTTAACAGGAAATTATTTAGAAACACCTTTCATGATGTTACTATCGGATGTGATCCTCGAACGTGCTGGGCTCCAGGCGTTTTTGGGGATATCCCTCATCGAGGACCTACCGATAACTAGGAAAGTTGAGAGAATCTCCTCGATCCTCGGACTCCATCCAAAGGTGTACTACCCCGATTTAAGTTACTCTAACCTGACTGAGGAGGTCGTGAAATCCTTATTGAACGTGAGAAGAAGCCTCATATACCTCTCTTTGCACGGTAACCCTTACACAATGGCTCTGAGGTACGACGGATACCCTGTAATGACCGCGCATACAGTTAAACAATTAGATGTATTTGGCTCTATAATTATTACATTGTCATGTAATACATTAAAATTTTCAGATATTAGCGGCCCTGAAAGTTCAGTAGCATACTCATTCCTGGACTCGGGTGCCTTAGCTTACGTGGGATCGACGAAGGCGGAGTTCAGCTTGAAATCGGAGTTCGGTACCTCTCATCCGGATCTCCTCATCTTGCTCCTGATGAGCGGGAATAGCTTGGGAGAGGCTGTTAAAATCGTGAATAACTTGAAGATAGGCAGCTCAGCGGGTCAAACAATCGAATCAGCTAGCGAGGTCCTCCTAGGGGATCCAACTCTCAGGATTCAAGGTATGAGACTCCCTTTCAAGACCTCCGGTGGCAGTGGGAGGTACGTCATCGAGGTAGAAGAGACAACCCCAACGCTGTTCCTCATGTTACGGGAGGTTGGAAATCCATCCATCGTATCTGAGGTACCCGAACCTCACTTTGAGTGGTATAGAGATGATGAGGGGACGTTCATATACATCACAACACTTTCTACGAGTTATGCCGGTTATTTCAAAGCAGGAGATAGGATTGAGGTGAAGATGGGAAAATCAGAGGGCTCCGCATCCATACTTCCATATTTCCTGATCTTATCGGTGATGGTGATTAGCCTGATCCCGATGCTAAGGCACCGTTAG
- a CDS encoding TFIIB-type zinc ribbon-containing protein — translation MTCPRCGSKNVVEDPNTGDLICQNCGLILDSSALDFSKDWRAFDSDEYIERAHAGAPITPLRPSFGLDTDIVLTKGASKKSVNQLKRAQKHAADSKEKTIEPALRKIRDAADSLTLPQETIEDAAALYRMAARAGLVKGRSMDAMVAAVIYAACRRTDVPKTLEEISKFFALEEKEVGRSFRFLFRKLRIRIPPPKPENFVYLIASKLSLPEEAATQAIRIIRIAKRNGATMGREPVGVAAAAVYMACQELGIHRTQRELAQAANVTEVTVRNRYKELLAKAKDDWLVEVGEEKLEEIKKRVSEHLKSSQAVQPVK, via the coding sequence ATCACCTGCCCCAGGTGCGGTAGCAAGAATGTGGTTGAGGATCCTAATACCGGAGACCTTATCTGCCAGAACTGCGGGTTAATACTAGACTCCAGCGCTTTAGATTTCTCCAAAGACTGGAGAGCATTCGATTCCGATGAGTACATCGAGAGGGCCCATGCAGGAGCTCCGATAACCCCCCTCAGACCGAGCTTCGGTTTAGATACGGATATCGTGCTGACTAAGGGAGCGAGCAAGAAATCAGTGAACCAGTTAAAGAGAGCTCAGAAGCATGCTGCTGACTCCAAGGAGAAGACCATAGAACCGGCACTCAGGAAGATAAGGGATGCTGCTGACTCCCTGACCTTACCGCAGGAGACGATAGAGGACGCTGCTGCTCTCTACAGGATGGCAGCTAGAGCGGGTCTCGTCAAGGGTAGGAGCATGGACGCGATGGTTGCGGCAGTGATCTACGCCGCTTGTAGGAGAACGGATGTACCTAAGACCCTAGAGGAGATATCTAAGTTCTTCGCTTTAGAGGAGAAGGAAGTCGGAAGGAGTTTCAGATTCCTCTTCAGGAAGCTCAGGATAAGGATACCACCACCTAAGCCGGAGAACTTCGTCTACTTAATAGCGTCGAAGCTCTCCCTACCTGAGGAAGCTGCAACTCAAGCGATAAGGATAATAAGGATAGCTAAGAGGAACGGAGCCACTATGGGGAGGGAGCCTGTGGGAGTTGCTGCAGCAGCTGTTTACATGGCTTGTCAGGAATTGGGTATCCACAGGACGCAGAGGGAGCTCGCTCAGGCTGCGAACGTTACCGAGGTCACCGTGAGGAACAGGTATAAGGAGTTGTTAGCTAAGGCTAAGGATGACTGGTTAGTGGAGGTAGGGGAAGAGAAGTTAGAGGAGATAAAGAAGAGGGTCTCAGAGCATTTGAAGTCCTCTCAAGCCGTACAACCCGTTAAGTAA
- a CDS encoding DNA-directed RNA polymerase subunit P, translated as MYQCLRCGYLFTKEEMEEYFKDYKCPRCGYRILRKVRKEEPKVVKAI; from the coding sequence TTGTATCAGTGCCTCAGGTGCGGGTACCTCTTCACTAAGGAGGAGATGGAGGAGTACTTCAAGGATTACAAGTGTCCGAGATGCGGCTATAGGATACTTAGGAAGGTGAGGAAGGAGGAACCTAAGGTTGTGAAGGCGATCTGA